The following are encoded together in the Paludisphaera mucosa genome:
- a CDS encoding SGNH/GDSL hydrolase family protein: MTRPLVANLRRTLKILRDGWLLVGLCLGLIVALELGLRGVFALKDRVAAPPSLDPRVVRDGYADEPWPRIHYRELEALSDRWEPYVYFRQRPFRGRTITIDDQGRRAVWRPPAGRGTAIKILVLGGSSLWGFGARDDETIPSLLARFLDERGVVAEVRNLAEIGHVSTQETIALARELQAGYRPDVVLFYDGVNDTASALLEGKAGLTTNERNRVREFNLLQSPGRMAAAIAGRVAAESALQRLAKSLGRRFLGSPESAYPAPPAADLDALARGVVDAYQANLDLVDALAARYGFRALFAWQPVVFDRAAPTPFEREEAAKYAWLAPLFAKVAAEIGRRDALRTRADFLDLSAIFRDAPELVFIDYCHTTERANARIAERLTGPVTALLPAR, encoded by the coding sequence ATGACCCGCCCCCTCGTCGCGAACCTCCGGCGCACGCTCAAGATCCTCCGCGACGGCTGGCTGCTCGTCGGGCTTTGCCTGGGCCTGATCGTCGCCCTGGAGCTGGGGCTGCGGGGCGTCTTCGCCCTCAAGGACCGGGTCGCCGCGCCGCCCTCGCTCGACCCGCGGGTCGTCCGCGACGGCTACGCCGACGAGCCCTGGCCGAGGATCCACTATCGCGAGCTGGAGGCCCTCTCCGACCGCTGGGAGCCGTACGTCTACTTCCGCCAGCGGCCGTTCCGGGGTCGGACGATCACGATCGACGACCAGGGCCGACGCGCCGTGTGGCGGCCGCCGGCGGGGCGGGGGACGGCGATCAAGATCCTCGTGCTGGGCGGGTCGTCGCTCTGGGGCTTCGGCGCGCGCGACGACGAGACGATCCCCTCGCTGCTGGCCCGCTTCCTCGACGAGCGGGGCGTCGTCGCCGAGGTGCGCAACCTCGCCGAGATCGGCCACGTCAGCACCCAGGAGACGATCGCCCTGGCGCGCGAGCTGCAGGCCGGCTACCGACCCGACGTCGTCCTCTTCTACGACGGCGTCAACGACACGGCCTCGGCCCTGCTGGAGGGGAAGGCCGGGCTGACGACCAACGAGCGCAACCGCGTCCGCGAGTTCAACCTGCTCCAGTCCCCCGGGCGGATGGCGGCGGCGATCGCCGGCCGGGTCGCCGCCGAGTCGGCCCTGCAACGGCTGGCGAAGTCCCTCGGCCGGCGTTTCCTGGGCTCGCCCGAGTCGGCCTACCCAGCCCCCCCGGCCGCCGACCTCGACGCGCTCGCCCGCGGCGTCGTCGACGCCTACCAGGCCAACCTCGACCTCGTCGACGCCCTCGCCGCGCGTTATGGCTTCCGCGCCCTCTTCGCCTGGCAGCCGGTCGTCTTCGACAGGGCCGCTCCCACCCCCTTCGAGCGCGAGGAGGCCGCGAAGTACGCCTGGCTCGCGCCCCTCTTCGCCAAGGTCGCCGCCGAGATCGGCCGGCGCGACGCGCTCAGGACGCGGGCCGACTTCCTCGACCTGAGCGCGATCTTCCGGGACGCCCCGGAGCTGGTCTTCATCGACTACTGCCACACCACCGAACGCGCCAATGCGCGGATCGCCGAGCGGCTGACGGGGCCGGTCACGGCCCTGCTCCCCGCGCGATGA
- a CDS encoding SDR family NAD(P)-dependent oxidoreductase, with translation MPDAPADPSLRGLRCAVIGATSGIGRATAKALARAGADVIVHGRRLDAAVRVVQEIEGRGVRVASILADLRSREQGDRLVAHAWKLWDGLDAWIHFAGADVLTGDDADLPFDAKLDLLWEVDVVAAIRLCRDVGRRMVAEGGGSIVTMGWDQAETGMEGDSGEMFGAVKGAVAAFTRSLALSLAPSVRVNAVAPGWIQTAWGETAPREWQDRVLRETPLKRWGRPEDVADVAAFLVGPAAGFLTGQVLRVNGGSVR, from the coding sequence ATGCCAGACGCCCCCGCCGATCCCAGCCTCCGCGGCCTGCGCTGCGCCGTCATCGGCGCGACCTCGGGCATCGGCCGCGCCACGGCGAAGGCCCTCGCCCGCGCGGGGGCCGACGTGATCGTCCACGGCCGCAGGCTGGACGCGGCCGTCCGCGTCGTGCAGGAGATCGAGGGCCGGGGCGTCCGCGTGGCCTCGATCCTGGCCGACCTCCGCTCCCGCGAGCAGGGGGACCGGCTGGTCGCCCACGCCTGGAAGCTCTGGGACGGCCTCGACGCCTGGATCCACTTCGCCGGCGCCGACGTCCTGACCGGCGACGACGCGGACCTCCCCTTCGACGCCAAGCTCGACCTGCTGTGGGAGGTCGACGTCGTCGCCGCGATCCGCCTGTGCCGCGACGTCGGCCGGCGGATGGTCGCCGAGGGGGGCGGCTCGATCGTCACGATGGGCTGGGACCAGGCCGAGACGGGCATGGAGGGAGACTCGGGCGAGATGTTCGGCGCGGTCAAGGGGGCCGTCGCGGCGTTCACCCGGAGCCTCGCCCTGAGCCTCGCCCCGAGCGTCCGCGTCAACGCCGTCGCCCCCGGCTGGATCCAGACCGCCTGGGGCGAGACCGCCCCCCGGGAGTGGCAGGACCGCGTCCTCCGCGAGACCCCCCTGAAACGCTGGGGCCGCCCCGAAGACGTCGCCGACGTCGCCGCCTTCCTCGTCGGCCCCGCCGCCGGCTTCCTCACGGGCCAGGTCCTGCGGGTGAACGGCGGGTCGGTGCGGTGA